The following coding sequences are from one Arthrobacter sp. PvP023 window:
- a CDS encoding NUDIX hydrolase family protein — MNVRTPDPNPGWLSDEDLFEARGRLPMVYVEAVPVRLDPLGFVNEVGTLLQADEDGTMIRSLVSGRVLYRETIRAALLRHMEKDLGPLAFPQLPISPVPFTVAEYFPAPSHTGFTDDRQHAVSLAYIIPVTGECEPRQDALELTWMTPEEVLSPDVQLEFSGGRGVLVRQALAFAGVGS, encoded by the coding sequence ATGAACGTGCGCACTCCTGACCCGAATCCCGGCTGGCTGTCCGACGAGGACCTCTTCGAAGCCCGGGGCCGGCTTCCCATGGTTTACGTGGAAGCGGTACCCGTCCGCCTTGATCCGCTGGGGTTCGTGAACGAAGTGGGCACCCTGCTGCAGGCCGACGAGGACGGCACCATGATCCGCTCCCTCGTGTCCGGCCGCGTCCTCTACCGCGAAACCATCCGCGCGGCGCTGCTCCGGCACATGGAGAAAGACCTCGGCCCGCTGGCGTTTCCGCAGCTGCCCATCAGCCCGGTGCCGTTCACGGTGGCCGAGTACTTCCCGGCACCGTCCCACACGGGGTTCACAGACGACCGCCAGCATGCCGTCTCGCTCGCCTACATCATTCCGGTCACCGGTGAATGCGAGCCCCGGCAGGACGCGCTCGAGCTCACCTGGATGACCCCCGAAGAGGTCCTGAGCCCGGACGTGCAGCTGGAATTCAGCGGCGGCCGCGGGGTACTGGTCCGGCAGGCACTCGCGTTCGCGGGCGTCGGCAGCTAA
- a CDS encoding queuosine precursor transporter — MTSAKTFPASAAPKFASIGSPYFGILLAVMAVVLILSNIGASKGVAIGPIITDGGFFLFPLAYILGDVISEVYGFKVARKAIVTTFALSVFASACYWVIIALPGFDDEFGASKQAALEGALGPVPQIVLASLLAFLAGQTINSWILVKMKARTGEKSLWARIMGSSVAGEFVDTLIFCSIAASVIGITDAGSFVNYVLVGFLYKTLVEFLFVPVTASAIGWIKKREPSYGA, encoded by the coding sequence ATGACTTCCGCCAAGACTTTCCCCGCCTCCGCGGCGCCGAAATTCGCCTCGATCGGTTCCCCCTATTTCGGCATCCTGCTGGCCGTCATGGCGGTGGTGCTGATCCTGTCCAACATCGGGGCATCAAAGGGCGTGGCGATCGGCCCGATCATCACCGACGGCGGCTTCTTCCTCTTTCCGCTGGCCTACATCCTGGGCGACGTCATCAGCGAGGTCTACGGGTTCAAGGTGGCGCGCAAGGCAATCGTCACCACGTTTGCCCTGTCGGTGTTCGCCTCCGCCTGCTACTGGGTGATCATTGCGCTGCCCGGCTTCGACGACGAGTTCGGTGCCTCCAAGCAGGCCGCACTCGAGGGCGCGCTGGGGCCGGTTCCGCAGATCGTCCTGGCTTCGCTGCTGGCGTTCCTGGCCGGCCAGACCATCAACTCCTGGATCCTGGTGAAGATGAAGGCCCGCACGGGCGAGAAATCCCTGTGGGCGCGGATCATGGGCTCCTCAGTGGCCGGTGAGTTCGTGGACACGCTCATCTTCTGCAGCATTGCGGCGTCCGTCATCGGCATCACCGACGCAGGAAGCTTCGTGAACTATGTGCTGGTGGGCTTCCTCTACAAGACCCTGGTGGAGTTCCTTTTTGTGCCCGTGACTGCGTCAGCCATCGGCTGGATCAAGAAGCGCGAACCGAGCTACGGCGCGTAG
- a CDS encoding type IV toxin-antitoxin system AbiEi family antitoxin domain-containing protein encodes MPHLNSPALPTTGTLWRTDQLIDLGYGSRSIKSLLDSGSLVRLRYGCYLRASVWNAQSVRVRSRQLIYAHAHGTRTTSTGAFVYSHTSAARLHRLYLWNVDDLVHVLQRVRPSSERHGKDVRCHTSPFSDNEVTQVGGLRTTSLERTAADCAMMLSYRQALIVMDHALRLGADRSLLQKMADSLDGRRGIRTFRRVLDTADIRSESPGETLTRELILRLKIKAPVSQVEVTSRIGRHRLDFAWKEEKVALEFDGKVKYFDFQPTDEVLFEERRREKALTEEGWLFLRVEWKDLFREQEFKNRVLRALSGRPRTS; translated from the coding sequence ATGCCGCATCTCAACTCCCCCGCGCTCCCGACGACGGGAACCCTCTGGCGCACTGACCAGCTAATCGACCTTGGTTACGGCTCTCGATCCATCAAGTCGTTGCTGGATTCCGGTTCCCTCGTTCGCCTGCGCTACGGCTGCTATCTCCGCGCCAGCGTATGGAACGCCCAGTCCGTTCGCGTCCGGAGCCGGCAGTTGATCTATGCGCATGCTCACGGAACACGCACGACGTCGACCGGCGCCTTCGTCTACAGCCACACTTCCGCAGCTCGCCTGCACCGCCTCTATCTCTGGAACGTGGACGACCTAGTCCACGTCCTGCAGCGGGTGCGCCCGTCGAGTGAGCGCCATGGCAAGGATGTGCGGTGCCATACGAGTCCGTTCTCCGACAATGAGGTGACGCAGGTGGGCGGTCTGCGAACGACTTCGCTGGAGAGGACGGCCGCGGATTGCGCCATGATGCTGAGCTACCGGCAGGCACTCATCGTCATGGACCATGCGCTGCGCCTTGGGGCGGATCGATCGCTTCTGCAAAAGATGGCGGATTCACTGGACGGGCGGCGCGGTATCCGGACCTTCCGTCGAGTGCTCGACACGGCGGACATTCGTTCGGAATCTCCCGGCGAAACACTGACCCGCGAGCTGATCCTCCGGCTGAAGATCAAGGCGCCCGTATCGCAGGTTGAAGTCACGAGCCGGATCGGGCGGCACCGCCTGGACTTCGCCTGGAAGGAAGAAAAGGTGGCTTTGGAGTTCGACGGCAAGGTCAAATACTTCGACTTCCAGCCCACCGACGAAGTGCTTTTCGAGGAACGGCGGCGCGAAAAGGCCTTGACGGAGGAGGGATGGCTCTTTCTCCGGGTCGAGTGGAAGGACCTCTTCCGGGAACAGGAATTCAAGAACCGTGTGCTCCGGGCGTTGTCCGGCCGGCCTCGCACGTCCTGA
- a CDS encoding DUF6707 family protein translates to MTHRPAAQHYNELQAGSLQTGHLLLLPDGERSAEVQSVLVEDDDFGTPAVVLATLTGGGILRIAAGSTVLVAGAGTGMEATVSVASDAAAPLQLLDHPDAGEDTAPAAPAVVVPPLPATTPAAAAAAAGPSEEELALIPEPAGTPESVVEAVASAHPDAMGVMLLSDRLAKGINTKSGSCLKDLNDLAHELFVALKDADGALAVADLLNVLPFDGNPGRWTSVEAALALSSYICRQTGQEERAEVYEKLLRAPDAMETDPFKARMNAKVRQRSLNEPNLYDKEIFRAIDNSNPDAEREWRLLRLEALMFLRAHGGSETIGLKELERRIGNELESVRA, encoded by the coding sequence ATGACCCACCGCCCAGCCGCCCAGCACTACAACGAGCTCCAGGCTGGCTCTCTGCAGACCGGCCACCTGCTGCTGCTGCCCGACGGCGAACGGTCCGCCGAAGTCCAGAGCGTACTCGTTGAGGACGATGACTTCGGCACCCCGGCCGTAGTCCTCGCAACGCTCACCGGCGGCGGGATCCTTCGCATCGCGGCCGGCTCCACAGTCCTGGTGGCGGGCGCCGGCACGGGCATGGAAGCCACCGTTTCCGTAGCGTCCGACGCCGCCGCCCCGCTTCAGCTGCTGGATCACCCCGACGCCGGTGAGGACACCGCCCCGGCGGCTCCCGCCGTCGTCGTACCTCCCCTTCCCGCCACCACACCGGCTGCAGCCGCCGCGGCGGCCGGCCCGAGCGAGGAAGAGCTGGCGCTGATCCCGGAGCCCGCGGGAACGCCCGAGTCGGTGGTGGAGGCGGTTGCCTCCGCCCATCCCGACGCGATGGGCGTGATGCTGCTAAGCGACCGCCTGGCCAAGGGCATCAACACCAAGTCCGGAAGCTGCCTCAAGGACCTCAACGACCTCGCCCACGAACTGTTCGTCGCACTCAAGGATGCCGACGGCGCCCTTGCCGTCGCAGACCTGCTCAACGTGCTGCCCTTTGACGGCAACCCGGGCCGCTGGACGTCCGTGGAGGCGGCACTGGCCCTCTCCAGCTACATCTGCCGGCAGACCGGGCAGGAGGAACGCGCTGAGGTGTATGAGAAGCTCCTCCGCGCCCCGGACGCGATGGAAACCGACCCGTTCAAGGCCCGGATGAATGCCAAGGTCCGCCAGCGCTCCCTGAACGAACCGAATCTGTATGACAAGGAAATCTTCCGGGCCATCGACAACTCGAACCCGGACGCCGAACGCGAATGGCGGCTGCTGCGCCTGGAGGCCCTGATGTTCCTGCGGGCGCACGGGGGCTCCGAAACCATCGGGCTGAAGGAACTGGAACGCCGGATTGGCAACGAGCTGGAGTCCGTGCGGGCCTGA
- a CDS encoding TIGR01777 family oxidoreductase, producing the protein MNNRKTVVLAGASGFIGGYFRTRFEQDGWRVRTVGRTCADTVRWGDDDGLTRALDGAELLVNLAGRSVDCRYSQRNKARILDSRVSTTAELGRAVARCSAPPATWLNASTGTIYRHAEDSPQSEHDGELGHGFSVEVARAWESALAAAETPLTRRVPLRISIVLGPGGGVMRPFAALARVGLGGHMGGGSQKFSWVHVEDLYRSALFVHQRTDLTGPVNVASPDVVDNRELMRLVRRAHGVPFGLPTPGWLLELGAVMIRTETELVLKSRWVQPRKLLDAGFIFRHAELGRALQDITGRRA; encoded by the coding sequence ATGAACAACAGAAAGACCGTGGTCCTGGCCGGCGCATCCGGCTTCATCGGCGGCTATTTCCGGACGCGCTTCGAGCAGGACGGCTGGCGGGTGCGGACCGTCGGCCGCACCTGCGCTGACACAGTCCGCTGGGGCGACGACGACGGACTCACCCGGGCACTTGACGGTGCCGAACTGCTGGTGAACCTCGCCGGACGTTCGGTGGACTGCCGCTACAGCCAACGGAACAAGGCGCGAATCCTGGACTCCCGGGTGTCCACGACGGCGGAACTTGGCCGCGCGGTGGCCCGCTGTTCCGCTCCCCCGGCGACCTGGCTCAACGCCAGCACCGGCACCATCTACCGCCACGCGGAAGACTCGCCCCAGTCGGAGCACGACGGCGAGCTGGGCCACGGGTTCTCCGTTGAGGTCGCCCGGGCCTGGGAGTCCGCCCTGGCCGCCGCCGAAACGCCCCTCACGCGCAGGGTCCCGCTCCGGATCTCCATCGTGCTCGGTCCGGGAGGCGGGGTGATGCGGCCTTTCGCGGCTCTCGCCAGGGTCGGCCTCGGCGGGCACATGGGCGGCGGCAGCCAGAAGTTCAGCTGGGTCCATGTGGAAGACCTCTACCGCAGCGCGCTGTTTGTACACCAGCGGACCGACCTCACTGGGCCGGTGAATGTGGCTTCGCCCGACGTCGTGGACAACCGGGAGCTGATGCGCCTGGTACGCCGGGCCCATGGCGTCCCGTTCGGCCTGCCCACGCCCGGCTGGCTGCTAGAGCTCGGCGCCGTGATGATCCGCACCGAGACCGAGCTGGTCCTCAAAAGCCGCTGGGTCCAGCCGCGGAAACTGCTGGACGCCGGCTTCATCTTCCGGCACGCCGAGCTGGGCAGGGCACTGCAGGACATCACCGGGCGCCGGGCATGA
- the tgt gene encoding tRNA guanosine(34) transglycosylase Tgt, translating to MPANTEPSLPPLEPGAAALQSEFSFTVGKRLSETCSPTPEQVAANGGEFLGRTGTISTPHGEIQTPAFIAVGTKATVKSVLPESVAELGAQAVLANAYHLYLQPGADILDEAGGLGAFMNWHGPTFTDSGGFQVMSLGSGFKKVIDMKSVDSSGPDDAVAPGKERLAHVDEDGVWFKSHLNGDRHRFSPEISMNVQHQIGADIMFAFDELTTLQNSRGYQEESLERTRRWAERCITEHFRLTASRAGKPYQALFGVIQGAQYEDLRRKACRDLGAMNFDGFGIGGALEKENLGTIVRWCNEELPENKPRHLLGISEPDDIFTAIENGADTFDCVSPTRVARNSAFYHPEGRFNLSGARYKRDFGPLQEGCDCYACLNYSRAYIHHLFKAKEMVSATLISIHNERFVVKMVDDARLAIEAGNFFDFKAETLGRYYS from the coding sequence GTGCCAGCCAATACTGAACCTTCACTCCCGCCTCTCGAGCCGGGTGCCGCAGCCCTGCAGTCCGAGTTTTCCTTCACCGTCGGCAAACGGCTGAGCGAGACGTGCTCACCGACACCGGAGCAGGTGGCCGCCAACGGCGGAGAGTTCCTGGGCCGAACCGGCACCATCAGCACCCCGCACGGCGAGATCCAGACGCCGGCGTTCATCGCCGTCGGCACCAAGGCCACGGTGAAATCAGTGTTGCCGGAGTCCGTCGCCGAACTCGGCGCGCAGGCCGTGCTGGCCAACGCCTACCACCTGTACCTGCAGCCCGGCGCGGACATCCTGGATGAAGCCGGCGGCCTGGGAGCCTTCATGAACTGGCACGGGCCCACGTTCACGGACTCCGGCGGCTTCCAGGTGATGAGCCTGGGTTCGGGGTTCAAGAAGGTCATTGACATGAAGTCTGTTGACTCCTCTGGCCCCGACGATGCCGTCGCGCCGGGTAAGGAACGCCTGGCGCACGTGGATGAGGACGGCGTGTGGTTCAAGAGCCACCTCAACGGCGACCGGCACCGCTTCAGCCCCGAGATCTCCATGAACGTCCAGCACCAGATCGGTGCGGACATCATGTTCGCCTTCGACGAGCTCACCACTCTGCAGAACTCCCGCGGCTACCAGGAGGAGTCGCTGGAACGCACCCGGCGGTGGGCCGAGCGCTGCATCACCGAGCACTTCCGGCTGACCGCGTCCCGCGCGGGGAAGCCGTACCAGGCGCTGTTCGGTGTGATCCAGGGCGCCCAGTACGAGGACCTGCGCCGCAAGGCCTGCCGCGACCTCGGCGCGATGAACTTCGACGGCTTCGGCATCGGCGGGGCTCTGGAGAAGGAAAACCTGGGCACGATCGTGCGCTGGTGCAACGAGGAGCTGCCGGAAAACAAGCCCCGGCACCTGCTCGGCATCTCCGAGCCGGACGACATCTTCACCGCGATCGAGAACGGCGCGGACACCTTCGACTGTGTCTCCCCCACACGCGTGGCCCGGAACTCGGCGTTCTACCACCCGGAGGGACGGTTCAACCTCTCCGGCGCCAGGTACAAGCGCGACTTCGGCCCGCTGCAGGAAGGCTGCGACTGCTACGCCTGCCTGAACTACTCCCGGGCCTACATCCACCACCTGTTCAAGGCCAAGGAAATGGTCTCCGCCACGCTGATCTCGATCCACAACGAACGATTCGTGGTGAAGATGGTAGACGACGCCCGGCTCGCCATCGAGGCCGGCAACTTCTTCGACTTCAAGGCCGAGACCCTGGGGCGCTACTACTCCTAG
- a CDS encoding pyruvate dehydrogenase produces the protein MAKELASQLIEQLQAAGVQRIYGIVGDSLNPIVDAVRKTGGSEQGGIDWIHVRHEEAAAFAAAAEAQLTGKLAVCAGSCGPGNLHLINGLYDANRSGAPVLAIASHIPSKQIGSGYFQETHPDRLFNECSVYSELVSTAEQAPRVMHSAIQHAVGLGGVAVVTLPGDIAGLEATGETPLPATFRRATLTPDAASVRELADAINAAEKVAIFAGAGTQGAHDEVVALAELIGAPIGHSLRGKDFMQYDNPYDIGMTGLLGYGAAAEGIEDADLLILLGTDFPYDQFLPGTRTAQVDSAAHKLGRRTDVDIAVHGDVLPTLSALMPLLARKKSRRFLDQMLKKHDRLMNKAVGAYTRKVEKKQPIHPEYAASLLDQIAAEDAIFTADTGMCNVWTARYINPLGTRRLIGSFLHGSMANALPHAIGAQLAYPGRQVISVSGDGGLSMLLGELVTVAAHRLPVNVVVFNNSTLGMVKLEMLVDGLPDFGVDVPDADYAAVARALGFHAVRVTDPARIEDAYREAFAHPGPSLVELITDPKALSIPPKITGSQVLGFATAMSKVVLNRGAGEAVSMARSNLRNIPRR, from the coding sequence ATGGCCAAGGAACTCGCCAGCCAGCTCATTGAACAACTCCAGGCTGCCGGTGTGCAGCGAATCTACGGCATCGTGGGCGACAGCCTCAACCCGATTGTCGACGCCGTCCGCAAGACGGGCGGCTCCGAGCAAGGCGGCATCGACTGGATCCACGTCCGGCACGAGGAAGCAGCCGCCTTCGCCGCTGCAGCGGAAGCACAGCTGACCGGAAAGCTCGCCGTTTGTGCCGGATCGTGCGGACCCGGCAACCTGCACCTGATCAACGGCCTGTACGATGCCAACCGCTCGGGCGCGCCGGTGCTGGCCATCGCCTCGCACATTCCGAGCAAGCAGATCGGCAGCGGCTACTTCCAGGAAACCCATCCGGACCGGCTCTTCAATGAATGCTCGGTGTACTCGGAACTCGTCAGCACGGCAGAGCAGGCACCGCGCGTGATGCACAGCGCCATCCAGCACGCCGTCGGGCTCGGGGGAGTCGCCGTCGTGACCCTGCCCGGCGATATCGCCGGCCTGGAGGCCACCGGCGAAACGCCGTTGCCCGCGACGTTCCGGCGCGCCACGCTCACTCCGGATGCCGCGAGCGTCCGGGAGCTTGCGGATGCCATCAACGCGGCGGAGAAGGTCGCCATCTTTGCCGGCGCGGGAACGCAGGGCGCCCACGATGAAGTGGTGGCCCTCGCGGAACTCATCGGCGCCCCGATCGGCCACTCGCTGCGGGGTAAGGACTTCATGCAGTACGACAACCCGTACGACATCGGCATGACGGGCCTGCTCGGTTACGGCGCCGCGGCGGAGGGCATCGAGGACGCAGACCTGCTGATCCTGCTCGGCACCGACTTTCCGTACGACCAGTTCCTTCCCGGCACCCGGACGGCCCAGGTGGACAGCGCCGCCCACAAGCTGGGGAGGCGGACCGACGTCGACATCGCCGTCCATGGCGACGTGCTGCCCACGCTCTCGGCGCTCATGCCCTTGCTAGCGCGGAAGAAGAGCCGCCGGTTCCTGGACCAGATGCTCAAGAAGCACGACCGGCTGATGAACAAGGCCGTGGGCGCCTACACCCGCAAGGTGGAGAAGAAGCAGCCCATCCACCCGGAATACGCGGCCTCGCTGCTGGACCAGATAGCTGCGGAGGACGCGATCTTCACCGCGGACACGGGCATGTGCAACGTCTGGACGGCCCGCTACATCAACCCGCTGGGCACGCGGCGGCTGATTGGGTCTTTCCTGCACGGCTCCATGGCCAACGCCCTGCCGCACGCCATCGGCGCACAGCTGGCGTACCCCGGCCGGCAGGTCATCTCGGTGTCCGGGGACGGCGGCCTGTCCATGCTGTTGGGCGAACTCGTCACCGTTGCGGCACACCGGCTGCCGGTGAACGTGGTGGTCTTCAACAACTCCACGCTGGGCATGGTCAAACTTGAGATGCTTGTGGACGGGCTTCCCGATTTCGGCGTTGACGTGCCCGACGCCGATTACGCCGCCGTCGCCCGCGCGCTTGGCTTCCACGCTGTCCGGGTGACCGATCCTGCCCGGATCGAGGACGCCTACCGGGAGGCCTTCGCCCACCCCGGACCGTCTCTGGTGGAGCTCATCACGGATCCGAAGGCGCTGTCGATCCCGCCGAAAATCACCGGCTCGCAGGTCCTTGGCTTCGCGACCGCCATGTCGAAGGTGGTCCTGAACCGCGGCGCCGGCGAGGCCGTGAGCATGGCCCGGAGCAACCTGCGCAACATCCCGCGGCGGTAG
- a CDS encoding TetR/AcrR family transcriptional regulator, whose product MSSKSEQTRQLVADVALRMFRENGFEKTTMRAIATEAGVSVGNAYYYFASKDELVQELYVQVQAEHAAKAAEAVEGIKDLSGRLKATLHAGLDAMEPYHRFGAEFIATAIRPTSPVNPFSGESTAARDASLAIFRNIVDGASPAVPRKFRADLPELLWLGYMGVALFWVYDTSADRRRTRKLVDGVAPLIARGLSLARIPGVSKVLDDVLSLSRIVRD is encoded by the coding sequence ATGTCAAGCAAGAGCGAGCAGACCCGGCAGTTGGTGGCGGACGTGGCCCTGCGCATGTTCCGCGAGAACGGCTTCGAGAAGACCACCATGCGCGCCATCGCCACCGAGGCCGGAGTGTCCGTGGGGAACGCCTATTACTACTTCGCATCCAAGGACGAACTGGTCCAGGAGCTCTACGTCCAGGTCCAGGCCGAGCACGCGGCGAAGGCTGCCGAAGCCGTCGAGGGCATCAAGGACCTCAGCGGCAGGCTCAAGGCGACGCTGCACGCCGGACTCGACGCAATGGAGCCGTACCACCGCTTCGGCGCCGAATTCATTGCCACGGCCATCCGGCCGACGTCGCCCGTTAACCCGTTCTCCGGCGAGTCCACGGCCGCCCGCGACGCCTCGCTGGCCATCTTCCGGAACATCGTGGACGGCGCAAGCCCGGCGGTTCCGAGGAAATTCCGCGCGGACCTTCCGGAACTGCTGTGGCTCGGCTACATGGGTGTGGCGCTCTTCTGGGTCTACGACACGTCGGCGGACCGGCGCCGCACCCGGAAGCTGGTCGACGGCGTGGCGCCGCTGATTGCACGCGGGCTTTCCCTCGCGAGGATCCCGGGCGTCAGCAAGGTCCTGGACGATGTCCTCAGCCTGAGCCGCATCGTCCGGGACTAG
- a CDS encoding SRPBCC domain-containing protein produces the protein MTNNLSVVINSDAQQVWTMLREPAKVAQWHGWEADDLAAEINEIYFKDTVVEAPDHTSLTVDGGDEFTLKPVPAGTEVSVTRAALDHNSEWAAWDEDITQSWLTFLQQLRFALEHHPHGKRRTAFFSVPGGDGSAIDKLGLRDVPRPGEPYSLTLATGEEISGKVWYRTNHQVGLTVHSYAEHGDGLLVVADQPPIAEIRPDGGSMVIVSTYDLGAHRLEEIRNNWDSWRAENYPTSDPVH, from the coding sequence ATGACGAACAATCTGAGCGTTGTGATCAACTCCGATGCGCAGCAGGTTTGGACAATGCTGCGTGAACCCGCCAAGGTGGCCCAGTGGCACGGCTGGGAGGCCGACGACCTGGCCGCCGAGATCAACGAGATCTACTTCAAGGACACCGTGGTGGAAGCCCCGGACCACACCAGCCTGACCGTGGACGGCGGGGACGAGTTCACCCTGAAACCCGTTCCCGCCGGCACCGAAGTGAGCGTGACCCGGGCCGCCCTGGACCACAATTCCGAGTGGGCCGCCTGGGACGAGGACATCACCCAAAGTTGGCTGACGTTCCTCCAGCAGCTCCGTTTCGCACTGGAACACCACCCGCACGGCAAACGCCGCACGGCATTCTTCTCGGTTCCGGGCGGGGACGGTTCGGCCATCGACAAGCTGGGACTGAGGGACGTCCCCAGGCCGGGTGAGCCGTACTCGCTGACCCTTGCGACCGGGGAGGAGATCTCCGGCAAGGTCTGGTACCGGACCAACCACCAGGTGGGGCTCACCGTGCACAGTTACGCCGAGCACGGCGACGGCCTGCTGGTCGTGGCCGACCAGCCGCCCATTGCCGAAATAAGGCCCGACGGCGGGTCCATGGTGATCGTGTCCACCTACGACCTCGGCGCCCACCGGCTGGAGGAAATCCGCAACAACTGGGACAGCTGGCGGGCTGAGAACTATCCCACATCGGACCCCGTGCACTGA
- a CDS encoding hydroxymethylpyrimidine/phosphomethylpyrimidine kinase → MTSVAVDTYPAVALTIAGSEATGGAGAQADLKTFQELGVFGIANLTCIVSFNPNDNWNHRFVPVDQQVIADQLEATTAAYGAASGAPSVLDTVKIGMLGSPATISTVASALAAGGFANVVLDPVLICKGQEPGHALDTDEALKAQILPLATFVTPNHFEAESLSGLEITDVESLKAAAIRIHELSGAAVLAKGGVRLAGPDAVDVFYDGDILEILSAPKVGEVAVSGAGCSLAAAVTAELAKGATPLEAARTAKAFVTAGIHNRVASGAPFDALWQGGPR, encoded by the coding sequence ATGACTTCTGTTGCTGTTGACACGTATCCCGCCGTCGCCCTGACCATTGCCGGTTCCGAGGCGACGGGCGGTGCCGGTGCACAGGCTGACCTGAAGACTTTCCAGGAACTGGGTGTCTTTGGCATCGCCAACCTGACCTGCATCGTTTCCTTCAACCCGAACGACAACTGGAACCACCGTTTTGTACCGGTGGACCAGCAGGTTATCGCGGACCAGCTGGAGGCGACGACGGCGGCGTACGGCGCCGCGTCCGGCGCACCTTCCGTGCTGGACACCGTAAAGATCGGCATGCTGGGCAGCCCCGCCACGATTTCGACCGTGGCGTCCGCGCTGGCTGCCGGCGGGTTTGCCAACGTGGTGTTGGACCCGGTGCTGATCTGCAAGGGCCAGGAACCGGGCCACGCGCTGGACACGGACGAGGCACTGAAGGCACAGATCCTGCCGCTGGCCACCTTTGTCACGCCCAACCATTTCGAAGCCGAGTCGCTGTCCGGCCTGGAAATCACCGACGTCGAATCCCTCAAAGCGGCAGCCATCCGCATCCATGAGCTGAGCGGAGCCGCAGTGCTGGCCAAGGGCGGCGTGCGCCTGGCCGGGCCCGACGCCGTCGACGTCTTTTACGACGGCGACATCCTGGAAATCCTCTCCGCCCCCAAGGTGGGCGAAGTAGCCGTATCCGGTGCCGGCTGTTCCCTTGCCGCCGCAGTGACCGCCGAGCTGGCCAAGGGCGCCACCCCGCTTGAGGCTGCCCGCACGGCGAAGGCTTTTGTGACGGCCGGGATCCACAACCGCGTGGCCTCGGGCGCCCCGTTCGACGCCCTCTGGCAGGGCGGCCCGCGCTAA
- a CDS encoding serpin family protein produces the protein MKTYRVARLATAGALVALTACSASSPELLKADGVERVSVDGAAYAAELRSFRASAFGLGEALLADGGDGSKGNVVSSPGSLLIALAMLRAGASGETAAEMDSVLMLPAEHRDEAMNALLSSLGKFDGDPGSVDEDNPPRKPVMHAANGLFVDKGVPTGKPFLDTLARHYGTGVYPVDFSNEGATKPAIDAWVNRNTGGRIKEAPAKYDRDNTFSLLNSLYFASAWSVPFDPNDTSDLPFTTAAGEKIDALAMHNELEMKYAQGAGWQGVDLPYADGFLMRLVLPDAGADIAFGAEELTDIADTLDSAPLETVQIQLPRWDHKCSFDLVKVFESLGLRKTLTTTEDFNNIQPRMMITQAAQAANITVAEKGTVAAAVTQINGAVTSAPPQPERTITFDRPFHYEIVHVDTGLPLFMGTVADPRS, from the coding sequence ATGAAAACGTACCGCGTGGCCCGGCTGGCGACGGCAGGTGCCCTGGTGGCGCTCACCGCATGTTCGGCGTCCTCTCCGGAGCTCCTGAAGGCCGACGGCGTGGAACGGGTTTCGGTGGACGGCGCAGCATATGCCGCTGAACTGCGCTCCTTCCGGGCCTCCGCTTTCGGGCTCGGCGAAGCCCTGCTGGCCGACGGCGGCGACGGCTCCAAAGGCAACGTGGTGTCCTCGCCCGGGAGCCTGCTGATTGCCCTCGCCATGCTCCGCGCCGGGGCATCCGGCGAGACGGCCGCTGAGATGGACAGCGTCCTGATGCTTCCCGCGGAACATCGCGACGAAGCCATGAACGCGCTGCTCAGCTCACTCGGGAAGTTCGACGGCGACCCCGGCTCCGTGGATGAGGACAACCCGCCGCGGAAGCCCGTGATGCACGCCGCCAACGGCCTGTTTGTGGACAAGGGGGTCCCCACAGGGAAGCCCTTCCTGGACACACTGGCCCGGCACTATGGAACCGGCGTCTATCCCGTGGATTTCAGCAACGAAGGTGCAACGAAGCCGGCCATCGATGCCTGGGTGAACAGGAACACGGGTGGCCGGATCAAGGAGGCCCCCGCAAAGTACGATCGCGACAATACGTTCAGCCTGCTCAACTCCCTGTACTTCGCGTCCGCCTGGAGCGTGCCGTTTGATCCGAACGACACCTCGGACCTGCCCTTCACGACGGCCGCCGGCGAGAAGATCGACGCCCTGGCAATGCACAACGAGCTGGAGATGAAATACGCGCAAGGGGCTGGCTGGCAGGGCGTGGACCTGCCTTACGCCGACGGTTTCCTCATGCGGCTGGTCCTTCCGGACGCAGGCGCGGACATCGCATTCGGTGCTGAGGAGCTCACGGACATCGCGGACACGCTGGACAGCGCACCGCTGGAGACCGTGCAGATCCAGCTGCCGCGCTGGGACCACAAATGCAGTTTCGACCTGGTGAAGGTCTTCGAATCACTCGGGCTACGGAAGACCCTCACCACCACGGAGGATTTCAACAACATTCAGCCCAGGATGATGATCACCCAGGCCGCCCAGGCTGCCAACATCACGGTCGCGGAAAAGGGCACGGTTGCCGCGGCTGTCACGCAGATCAACGGAGCTGTCACCAGTGCGCCGCCGCAGCCTGAACGGACCATCACGTTCGACCGGCCGTTCCACTATGAGATTGTGCACGTCGACACCGGGCTGCCGCTCTTCATGGGGACGGTGGCCGACCCCCGTTCCTAG